GAAGGGCTGGAAAGGGGTGAACGCGGATCACGGTGGTAAAGCGAACGATTGTAGCGGGTCCGGGAAGAGACTTCGGCTGCCGGCGCGCCACGCAGTTGGGGTGGGTCGGCGCGGCTGCGACGCGCGGCTGGTGGGGCTGTGCAAGTGACACCTTCGACGCGGCACGGCGAAGTCGTCAACGCCTCGATGAGCCCCGAGGACAGGCCGATCTCCCAAGGGCCTCGGGGTTCAAGGTGTTCCCCAAGGGCCCGAGCAGTTCTGAAGAGGAGAAGCGTTCATGCAGTCATCCTGCACACTGTCGATGCGAGCCGCGGCGGAGGGCCTCCTGGCGGGATTCGCCACCATGGACAGGGACATGGCCGACCACTGCCGGCGGGTCAGCGAGTTGGCGGGGGGCTTGGCCCGCGCCGCCGGCTTGAGCGTGCGAGAGATCACCATCACCGAGGTCGCGGGGCTGCTGCACGACATCGGGAAGTTCCGGGTGCCTGCGCGGATCCTCCGGAAGCCGGGGCCTCTGACGCCAGGTGAGCGTTCGCTCATCCAGGAGCACTCGGAGATGGGCTCGGAGATCGTGTCGAGGGTTGGCGCGCTTCGTTCATTCGCCGCTGCGGTCACCCACCACCATGAACGATGGGATGGCACCGGGTACCCGGGTCGCCTCGCGGGGGAGGAGATTCCGCTCGTCGCGCGAATCATCGCAGTGGTCGACGCCTGGGATGCCATGGTCCAGCCGCGCGGCTACGCGCCGACGCGATCGATCGAGGAGGCACGAGCTGAGATCCTTCGCGGCGCGGGCAGCCAGTTCGACCCTGCGCTCGCAGAGCTCTTCGTGCACGAAGTGGTCGACGAGCGCGTCGATCGCGCCCTCCTGATGGCCGCGTGAGCGAGGCCGGGAGAAGGCGCCTGCGCGCGAAAGAGGTGCGCTCACACGCGCGCCGTGGGCACGAGCCAGGAACTCGCGTTACCATGCGGACTCGGGAGGGCCGCCATGGAGGGCGACATGCTGAGCACGATCGCTGAACTGACGGAGACGGAGCGACTGGTCCTGATCATGCACTGGGGCGATCGATGCACCATCGATGAGATGGCCAGCGTGCTCGCCCGCGATCGCGGGGAGATCTCGGCGATTGTTCACCGGGTGCGAGAGATTGTCTCCGAGGCGGTGGCGCTCACCCCGTCCATTTGCCCAGCAGGATCGCCAGATCAGCTCCGTTGACGACACCGTCGTTGTTCAGATCGGCGGCGCATCCGACGCATGGGCCCCAGGTTCCGAGCAACAGGGCAAGGTCGGCGCCATTCACTGAGCCATCGCAGTTGAGGTCGGCGGGGATGCACTCCGGAAGAATCGTCACCTGGTACTCCAAGCGCGCCGGCTGCGCCAATCCAAAGATGACGAAGGCATTTTCCTTGCTGTAGAAGCGGGGAAAGTTGCCGCCCTGCTGGACCACGAAAGTCAGGCTGGTGATGGCGAACATCAACCGCCCGGCATCGACGCCCTTGGCGAGATAGCCCTGAATGTCAGGATCGCTCACATCGAGGTCAAAGTGCATGACGGTGCCGACGGGAATCAGATCGCCCGGTTCAAGACCGTCGATCAGGCCGACGCTGAATCGCTTCGGATCAAAGCCCTCGCGCGGGTTGTTGCTGACATCGATCGCCGCGCCCTGCTCGTTGAAGGAGAGCGCGAAGGCATTGCGAACACTCGGGCTCAGAGGACTGTTCGGCGGCACCGTGTAGGGCGAGTTCTCCGCAAAGGTCTGAAGCGAGAACCCGTTGCGGAAGCCGACCCCGAAGAGTTCGACCGGCTGGCCCGGGTCAGGGTCGGGAACCCACTCTGGGTCCGATGGGTCGAGGAAGCTCTGCCATGGATCGGGCGTCGGGTCGTACTCAACGATGAGGTCATTCGCGAACTCGACGGTGAGGCGCAACGAAGTCACCAGGTATCGATGAGCACCAAGACCCGCGGGGACGAGCGAACCCGTATCGAAGCGCACCAGCATCTGCCCGTCGCGGCTGTCGAAGTCCGGCGCACCGGGTTCCGAGCCGAAGGTCGAGATCGTTGCTTCCGCGCCAGCTTGAGCGCCGAATGGGTACATCCAGCGATCGAGCGCCGGGGTCAGGATGAGGCCTTGGTAGTTGACCTCCGCACTCGCTGACGCCGCGAGAAGAAGCGCGGGAGCGACCGCGGCGAAGCCGGTGGTCAGAAAGGAGGATCGGGACGAGGGTCTGGGCAAGGTGGTGGGGGCGGTCATGGCAGGAGTGTAGTTGGTATTGAGAATGATTCGCAAGATCGTCACGGAACGCCTATCATGCGATCCGCGTATCTGGAGAGCGGCACGAGCCGCACTCTCGGTTCGATGCAGAAGGTTCACCCGATGCCCTCCGCTCCAGCGTCCCCACGATTTGCGTTCCGAGTCCGATGTTCCCCGGTCCGACGCCCCGCCCGCAGGTCCGGACGGTACGAGCGCCGTGGCTTCACGGTTGTGGAGTTGCTGGTGGTTGTCGCGACGATTGCTGTTCTGCTCGCGTTCTCGGTGCCTGCATTCAGGCGATTGGTGGCCGACAGCTCGCGGGCGCGAGAGATGGCGGCGGCACGACAGATGGTCATGGCGTGGAACACCTACGCCACGGATTCCAATGCGTGGGTTCTGCCCGGATTCAAGACCGGACTTCCTGCACGACTTCAGGATGGCTCGTTCATTTCCCCGAACAGCTATGGCGGCGGAGCGACCATCGCCGCCCGATATCCATGGCGGATCGCCCCCTATCTCGGGCACAAGTTCGAGGGGATGTACATCAACGAGCAAGCTTCCGAACTCGAGAAGCTGAAGAACGGGAAGCACGAGGAGTACCTCTACTTCGCGAGCCTCTATCCGAGCCTCGGCATGAACAGCACCTTCGTGGGCGGTGACCAGGAGCGCTACGCCTTCCTGCCGAACGCCCCGGCACCGCTCAAGAACTTCTATGTCCAGCGGCTCTCCAGCATTCGCAATCCCGACAAGCTTTTGCTCTTTGCGTCGTCGCGCACTGATGCGACGAGCGACAACCGCCAGGTCGAGGGGTACTTCCGGATCGAGTCGCCGCGTCTCGTGACCTCGCAGTGGCAGGCTGCCTATGACCCGGCGCAGCCCGCGAGCTATGGCAACATCAGCGCGCGACACGATGGAACCGCGGTCTGCGCCTTCACCAGCGGCGCGGTCGACACCATTCAGGTTGATGCCCTCAGGGACATGCGCTTCTGGGCCAACACCGCGAATGCCTTCGACTGGCAGCTGACGCCTTAGCGATCTCCGGTCGCACGGCAGGCCCGTGCTGGAGCCAGATTTCGTGAACAAGGCCGCTATCTGAGGCATTTCAACGGCCGTTCGGCGAATCGGCGCTCAACCCGGCCCCGGTTCAGGCCGATCGAAGGCGGTGATGCCGTGCGATCCGCAGGAACATCATCATCGCGCCATGGCAATGGCGTCGGCGCGAACCGCGATTGCCGAGGTTGAACTGCGCCTCGGAGTGTGTGGCGGTCACTCGCGTCTCCTTCGCGCGTCCGTCGTGGCAGCGATCGTCTTCTCGGTGTGTCTGATCTCCGTGGTGTTGATCACACGATCGAAGTTCGCCGTGGACAGTGACCGAATTGCCGAGCGGCACCGACTCGAACAAGATCAGTTCCGTGCGATGGTCGAGTTCACGATCGGGGATCGCATGCGGGAATTCGAGCAGGCACTCCGCGCAGCCCAGAGTTACTTCGACGGCAGCAACGGTGTGGATCGAGCGGAGTGGCTGCGAGTGGTCACAGCCGTTCGACGGAGTGTTGATCCGAGCGGCGTCAACGCAATGCTCGTCATCACCCGCATTCCGGAGGACCAGCGGGAGGCGCTGATCGCGACGCTCCTTCCTCGCGAGGAGTCAGCGCATGTCACTCAGGCGCCATGCTCCGATGGCCCGCACCAGTTTCCCGAGGCATGGGTAGTGACTCATTGCGAGCCGGAGCCAGTGGCGCACTTCATGCTCGGGCGCGACTTGAGCCAATGTGCCGACCGCGTTGATGCAATGCTCGAAGCGTGCGACTCGAACGAATGCCGCATCACCGGTCTGATTGACCTATGGGGCGGCGTTTCCACGCGCGGGTTCAACCTCTACCTGCCGATCTTCAACACCACGGTGCCGCCGGAGACGATTGGCGATCGCCGACAGGCGCTGGCCGGCTGGGTCTGTCTTCGATTCGAGTCGGAGCGTTTCCTCAGTGACAATGCAATCAAGGCGCTCGACTCCGTCGGGCAGGTCTGGGTTCACAACGGGCCGGAGCCTTCGGAGGATTCCTTGATCTGCCATGGGGACGGGGCGGGCGCAGGCCCCCCGGCCGATGCATCGGTGAATTGGTTCAGCGTGCCTGTGGCCGGTCGAACCTGGACCGTTGGTACGCGCCTCCATGCGGGGCAGCCTTCGGCGGTCAATCAGTGGCTGCTTCCCATCGGCGGAGTCATCTTCGCCGCCCTCGCATCCGGAATCGCAGCCATGCTCATTCGAACGCGCGCCCGCGCAGTGGAGATCGCGCGGCGAATGACATCGGAGCTGCGTCGCGCGGTCATGGAATCGGACCGCCTGAACCACGAGCTTCGGCTCCAGTCGATCGCCCTCGACACCGCCACGATCCTTTCGGAGACTGATGCCGACGGTCGCATCACCGCGGTGAATGATCTCTTCTGCCGGGTCACCGGGTACTCCCGCGAGGAGCTGATCGGAGCCACGCACCGCCTCATCAGCTCGGGGCGTCACAGCGCCGAGTTCTGGAGCTCGATGTTCGAGTGTCTCCACCGCGACGGCATCTGGAACGGCACCATCTGCAATCGATCCAAGAACGGATCGCTGATCTGGCTGAAGACCGCCATCGTGGCCATTCGCGACCAGCATGGACGGATCGTGCGCTTCGTCTCGGTCCGCTCGGACCTGACAGAGCAGATTCTTGCCGAGGAGAGCCTTGCCGCCGCCTTGGAGCGTGCCTGCAGTTCTGAGAGTGAGCTGCGCATGCTGCTGTCCATTGCCACTGGAGCGTCGCGATCCCTCTGCAAGAGCGAGGCGCTTCACCTGGCCCTCGAAGCCCTCCGTGAGGCGACCGGGTGTCGATCCGCGCGGGTGAGCCGAATCGGTGGAGACGGCACTACGGGCCACCCGTCGCTCGAGGTTCGCTCAGTGGATGGGAGCAGCAACTCATTGTGGACAGACGCCGCTTGGAAGCTCGTCGATGATTCCATGGGACATGGCGAGACCTCGCTTGACCTTCGCGCCGACCCTTCGGAAACCATGTGGTTCAGATCGGAGTCTGATGGTGGTGCCGATACCGACGACGGTGCCACGGGCGGTCCGCGGCCGATCACCGCCGTTCGTATTCCGATCCGCACCGGCGAGGTTCTCCAGGTGGTGGTCGAACTTCTCTGGGACGGAGACTTCGTCCCCGGCGAGCGCCTCACGCGAATGCTCGAGGTCGCCGCCGGGGAGATTCGACGCGGACTTGAGCGCATTGATGCTGAGCAACGGGTGATTGAGTCCGAGCGTTTCTCTCGCGCGACCGTGGACGCACTCCAAGCTCATGTAGCGATCCTCGATGAGCGCGGCACGATCCTTGCCGTCAACGAGGCATGGCGTTCGTTCGCGTCGGCCAACGGATCGACGGGCGCCTTCGAGGGCGTCAACTACCTCACGGTGTGCCGGTCCGCCGCCGGGGACAGCGCCTCGAAGGCCATTGAAGCTGCCGAGGGTGTCCGGATGGTCCTCGAGGGTTCCAGGCAGAGCTTCTCGATGGAGTATGACTGTCACTCCCCCCGCGAGCAACGATGGTTCATGATGCGCGTCGCGCGCTTCCCCGGTGACGGAGCCGTGAGGGTCGTCGTTTCTCACGAGAACATCACCGAGGTGCGCCTCGCACAGGAGCGGTTGGCCGAGCAGGCCAACGCTCTCGCCTGTGCGGTCGAGGCGGCGCGAGCCAGCGAAGAACAGGCTCGCGCCATGATCGGTGGTGCACTCGATGCCGCGATCGCCGCCGATGAAAATGGGGTCATCATCTCATGGAACCAGCATGCAGAAGCTGCATTTGGCTGGACTCGCGACGAGGCGGTGGGACGAAACCTGACCGACACGCTGATTCCGGAGCGATTTCACGAAGGACATCGTGCCGGCCTCGCACGGTTCTGCGCCCAAGGCGGCGGTCGCGTGATCGGTCGCCGCGTGGAGCTTGTTGCCCGCTGCAAAGATGGTCGTGAGATCCCGGTCGAGATGTCGGTCGCGGCGTCGCGCATGGCCAACGGCCGTCTCATGTTCTGCTCGTTTCTTCGAGACATTTCGGATCGCCGGGCGGCTGAAGCGGCGCGTGAACTGCACACCCAGCAGTTGTTGGATGCCACTCAGAAGCTGGAACAACAGGCCAAGGAGCTTCGTGCGACTTCCGAGCGGGCGGAGGCGGCCAGTCGCTCCAAGAGCGAGTTCCTCGCCATGGTCAGCCACGAGATTCGAACGCCGCTCAACGGAGTCATCGGCACGCTTGACTTGCTCGACCAATCCGCCACTTCGGAGCAACAGCGACGGTACATTCACCTCGGGCGATACTCCGCCGTTTCACTGCTGTCAATCATCAACGACATCCTTGACTTCTCGAAGGTGGAGGCGGGTCGGCTGGAGCTCCATGAGATTCCCTTCGATCTGCACGCCATGGTGCACGATGCGGTCGGCATGGCCGCGATCCGGCAGAAGGAGCGCGGTTTGGATTGCTCCTGCGCGATCGGGTCGGAGGTGCCGCGCTTCGTCCATGCCGATCCCGATCGACTGCGCCAGGTCCTCCTGAATCTTCTCAGCAACGCAGTGAAATTCACTCCAAGGGGCAGCGTGTCGCTCCAGGTCGAACACATCGGCCCTACAACGGACGGGGCCAGGGCAGTGGTCCGTTTCAGCGTGACCGACACCGGGATTGGGATTTCTCCCGAGGGCCAGAAGCGCCTCTTCCAGGCGTTCTCCCAGGCTGATGCCACGGCGTCGCGTCGATTTGGCGGCACGGGCCTCGGCCTGGCGATCTGCAAGCGCCTGGTGGAGCTGATGGGTGGCTCCATCGGAGTCGACAGTGAGGAAGGCCGCGGCTCGACCTTCCACTTTGAAGTTCCGCTCACCACCACCGACCCGTGCCTCCCGATGACCAAGACTGTGACGGCGATCGGAGCCCTGGAGCGATCGGCGCTGGTGATCGGTGCACAGGGTCACATCCAGCACGATCACCTCGTTCGGACCGTCCGCGACCTTGGATACCGCATTGAAGAGCAGGCCGAAGTCTCCGAGGCGATCCGATGGCTGCAGGGTGTCACTGCCTCGGAGCGGCGTCCTGAAGTCATGGTGCTCGTCGACCGCCCGGGGGCGTCGCAGGGGCAGGCCATGGCCGACGCCCGACGACTCGACGCGATGTTCGCCCGGATCCCGTGGATCCTGATCCGATCCGATCGGGGGGGCGATGTGCCGCCTCTTCCAGCCTGCGCCGCAGTTCTCTCAACCCCGTTTCGGCGGTCGGCACTGCGGCGGGCCGTGACGACGGCAGTCGATTCGCGTCATGCGGTGGCCCGGACGGCGAGCCGCTCACTTCATCTGCTCCTCGTTGAGGACAACGAGATCAACCAGGTGGTTGCCCGTGAGCTCCTGGAGCAGATTGGACATCGGTGCGCGGTGGCCCCCAATGGACGGGCCGCCCTCGAGGCGATCGAGCGAGAGTCCTTCGACGCGGTGCTGATGGACTGTCAGATGCCCGAGATGGACGGGTTCGAGGCGACTCGCGAGATCCGCCGCCGGGAGGCGGAGCGATCCGGTGGCGCTGCTCCCGTCAGGAGGATTCCGATCATCGCCCTCACGGCGAATGCCGTCCGCGGAGATCGCGATCGCTGTCTCGACGCGGGCATGGACGACTTCATCACCAAGCCGATGGACCTGCAGCAGGTCACAGCGGCGCTCGACGCCTGTGTCGCGAATTCACGCAACTTCCAGGAGGAATGCACCATGACGATTGATCCGACGCCGAACTCAACGGGGCCTGCGGGGAGCGCCTCGGCGCCGCGCGACGAAGTGCCCCGGCACCACACCGGGACCGGCCAGTGCCCCCTCGGCCATGGTCGCTCGCCCGATGCGCAGGCGCGTGGAACGGGCGACGAGGGATCAGGCATCGACCCACTCGACGCAGCCACGCTCGTCCATCGCTGCATGGGCGATCTGACGCTCGTCGACGACCTCCTCGAGCGCTTCGAACGCCAGGCACGCGAGAGCCTCACGGCGATCGAACGCCTGGTGTCATCGGGCGAGGTGCGCGCCGCGGCGGAGCGATGCCATGCACTCAAGGGTGCTGCTGCGACCATGGCCGCCGATGGCGTCTCGTCAGCCGCCGAGCGCATTGAGAAGGCCGTCCTTTCTGGAGCGCTCCACGAGGCGACCCGCTCGCTGCACGAGCTCCATGAGGAGGTCGAACGATGCCTCGGCTTCCTTCCGGTGCTTCGCCCGCGCCTGGCGATGCATGTTCCGCGCGGCGAGACCAGGGGGAGCGAGAAGTCATGAATGTGCTTGTCGTCGATGACTCGGAGATCTTCCGCACCCTGATTGGACGCACGCTCGAGAGCGCGGGGTTCCGCGTGCACACGGCGTCCGACGGCGTGGAGGCGATGAGGTGGATCGAAGAGGGAAGGGCGCGCCTGGTCGTCACCGACTGGGAGATGCCGCGGATGGGGGGGCTGGAGCTCTGCCACGCCGTGCGCGGATCAGACCTCCCGGCGTATGTCTTCATCCTGCTGGTCACGGCACACCACACGCCGGCCGAGCGCGTGCAGGGGCTCGCGGCGGGCGCCGATGACCTCATTGCCAAGCCGTTCGAACCTGCCGAGCTGATCGAGCGCGTGCGCATCGGAGAGCGGATCCTCGGACTCGAGACCCGCGATGTGGCGATCTTCGCGCTCGCCAAGCTCGCCGAGTCTCGCGATCCGGAGACGGGGGCGCACCTTGAACGAGTGCAGCTCTACTCGCGAGCGCTCGCGCGGAGGCTTGCGGCGCGTGAGAAGTACCGCGATCGGATCGATGCGGAGTTCATCCGCCTGATCTTCCAGACGAGCCCGCTGCATGACATCGGCAAGGTCGGCATCCCTGACTCGGTGCTGCTCAAGCCCGACCGGCTCAACCAGTCGGAGTTCGAGATCATGAAGACGCATGCGGCGATCGGGGCGGAGACGCTCGATGCCGCTCTCGAGCGCTACCCCGATGCCGGCTTTCTTCGCATGGCCCGCGATATCGCTGCCAGCCATCACGAGTGGTGGAATGGCCAGGGATACCCGCTTGGTCTTCACGGCGAGGACATCCCCCTTTCCGGCAGGATCGTGGCCGTGGCTGATGTCTACGACGCCCTGACCTCCAAGCGCATCTACAAGGGCGCGTTCACTCACAGCGTCGCACGCGATCTGATCGTGAAGGAGTCGGGCTCCCACTTCGATCCCGAGGTGGTCGCGGCGTTCCTCGACCGGGAGGAGGAGTTCATCGAGATCCACAACCTGTATGACGACACCATCCAGGCGTCGAAACTGACCCTGGCGCCGCTGCCTCCGCCGGGCCTGGCGCCGGCACCCGTGAAGATCGCGTGAGCGGGCGGGGGCCGAGGCGTCATGCCATCGCCGCTGGTGGCCGTGCGCCGCGCGGGCTGGGTGTCGGCGAGGCGGCACGGCACAGCTCCGAGCCCCGCCAGCGAAGGTCGCCACCCGCCACGGGCCTCCGCGTCACGACCACCAAGCTCGATCCCGCCATGGACATGCGGACTACTCCTCGCTCTCGCGCAGCTTCGCGAGCACGCTGAAGTCTTCCAGCGTTGTGGTGTCCTGGGCCGAGTCGCGGCCCGCGGCGACATCTCGGAGCAGGCGCCGCATGATCTTGCCGGAGCGCGTCTTGGGGAGCGCATTGGTGAAGCGGATCATGTCCGGTCGGGCGATGGCACCAATCTCCTGGACCACATGGTCCTGCAGCGCCTTGCGCAGCGCGTCGTTGGCTCGCTCCTGCCACCCCGGTGCGAGTGTCACGAACGCCGCGATGCCGGTGCCCTTTATCTCGTGAGGCATGCCGACGACGGCCGCCTCCACGACCGCGTCGTGTGCGACCAGGGCGGACTCCACTTCCATCGTGCCCAGCCGATGGCCGGAGACATTGATCACATCGTCGATGCGACCCATGATCCAGAAGTACCCACGCGCGTCCCGCCGAGCGCCGTCGCCTGCGAGGTACATGCCCGGCACTCGGCTCCAATAGGTCTCCCTGTAGCGCTGCGGGTCTCCGTGAATGCCGCGCAGCATTCCGGGCCACGGCTTGCGGACGACAAGCAGCCCCCCTCGATTCGGCGGAAGCTCGCGACCCTGTTCATCGACGACCGCGGCATCGATGCCGAAGCAGGGCAGCGTGCAGCTTCCCGGGACGAGCGGTGTGCATCCCGGCAGCGGCGTGATCATGTGGCCGCCTGTCTCCGTCTGCCAGAAGGTGTCGACGACCGGGCAGCGATCACTCCCGATCTTCCCGCGATACCACATCCACGCTTCCGGGTTGATCGGCTCGCCCACGGTCCCGAGGATGCGCAGCGAGGAGAGATCATGCCTGGCCGGATGTTCGTCGCCCCACTTCATGAAGGCGCGGATGGCCGTCGGCGCCGTGTAGAAGTGCGTGACGCGATGGCGCTCCACGATCTCCCAGAAGCGGTCTTCCTTCGGGTGGTTCGGAGCGCCCTCGTACATGAGCGTGGGCACGCGATTGGGCAGGAGCCCGTAGATCACATAGCTGTGGCCGGTGATCCACCCGATGTCGGCGGTACACCAGTAGACCTCGTCGCTTCCGGGGTGGAGATTGAATGTCATCTTCGCCGTGAAGGCGGTGTAGATCATGTAGCCGCCGGTGGTGTGGCGAATGCCCTTGGGCTTGCCGGTCGACCCGCTCGTGTAGAGCAGGAAGAGCAGCTCTTCAGAGTCCATCGCCTCGCAGGGGCACGCATCACCCGCCCCTTGCATGAGCTCATGCCACCAGTGATCGCGGCCGTGGGTCCACTGGATGGGATTGGCGCATCGCCTGAAGACGACCACATGCCGAACCTCGGGGAGTTGCTCGCAGGCGCGATCGACATTGTCCTTGAGCGGCACCAGCGAGCCGCGGCGATGGCCGCCGTCGCAGGTCACGATGAGCGTGCTTCCGGCGTCACGCACGCGATCGACGATGGCGCTGGCGGCGAATCCGCCGAAGATGACCGAGTGCGCCGCGCCGATCCGAGCGCAGGCGAGCATCGCGATCGCAAGTTCCGGCACCATGCCCATGTAGAGCGTGACAACATCGCCGCGCTTCACACCGAGGCTCTTGAGCACATTCCCGAATCGGCTCACCTCGTGCTGCAACTCGCGATAGGTGAGGGTCCGAATCTGAGGCCCCACAGCGCGTGCATCGCCGCGCCCCGCGCCACCAGATCCTGCACCGACGGGTTCGCCCTCCCAGATGATGGCGACTTCATTGCCGTGGCCCTCGTTCACCTGTCGGTCGACGCAGTTGAAGCAGACATTGGTGGTGCCGCCGACGAACCACCGGGCGAAGGGAAGATCCCACTCGAGCACCTTTGACCAGCGCTTGAACCAGTGGAATCCTCCGGCAACTTCAGCCCAGAAGCCCTCCGGATCGCGGATCGAGCGCTCGTACATCGCCCGGTAGCTCGCCATGTCGGGGACATGCAGCGAGCCGAGCCGCGAGGCGAGGTCCGAGGGCGGATTGAAGATGCGCTC
The Phycisphaeraceae bacterium genome window above contains:
- a CDS encoding HD domain-containing protein, with protein sequence MQSSCTLSMRAAAEGLLAGFATMDRDMADHCRRVSELAGGLARAAGLSVREITITEVAGLLHDIGKFRVPARILRKPGPLTPGERSLIQEHSEMGSEIVSRVGALRSFAAAVTHHHERWDGTGYPGRLAGEEIPLVARIIAVVDAWDAMVQPRGYAPTRSIEEARAEILRGAGSQFDPALAELFVHEVVDERVDRALLMAA
- a CDS encoding sigma-70 family RNA polymerase sigma factor, translated to MLSTIAELTETERLVLIMHWGDRCTIDEMASVLARDRGEISAIVHRVREIVSEAVALTPSICPAGSPDQLR
- a CDS encoding dockerin type I repeat-containing protein, with protein sequence MTAPTTLPRPSSRSSFLTTGFAAVAPALLLAASASAEVNYQGLILTPALDRWMYPFGAQAGAEATISTFGSEPGAPDFDSRDGQMLVRFDTGSLVPAGLGAHRYLVTSLRLTVEFANDLIVEYDPTPDPWQSFLDPSDPEWVPDPDPGQPVELFGVGFRNGFSLQTFAENSPYTVPPNSPLSPSVRNAFALSFNEQGAAIDVSNNPREGFDPKRFSVGLIDGLEPGDLIPVGTVMHFDLDVSDPDIQGYLAKGVDAGRLMFAITSLTFVVQQGGNFPRFYSKENAFVIFGLAQPARLEYQVTILPECIPADLNCDGSVNGADLALLLGTWGPCVGCAADLNNDGVVNGADLAILLGKWTG
- a CDS encoding PAS domain S-box protein, yielding MPCDPQEHHHRAMAMASARTAIAEVELRLGVCGGHSRLLRASVVAAIVFSVCLISVVLITRSKFAVDSDRIAERHRLEQDQFRAMVEFTIGDRMREFEQALRAAQSYFDGSNGVDRAEWLRVVTAVRRSVDPSGVNAMLVITRIPEDQREALIATLLPREESAHVTQAPCSDGPHQFPEAWVVTHCEPEPVAHFMLGRDLSQCADRVDAMLEACDSNECRITGLIDLWGGVSTRGFNLYLPIFNTTVPPETIGDRRQALAGWVCLRFESERFLSDNAIKALDSVGQVWVHNGPEPSEDSLICHGDGAGAGPPADASVNWFSVPVAGRTWTVGTRLHAGQPSAVNQWLLPIGGVIFAALASGIAAMLIRTRARAVEIARRMTSELRRAVMESDRLNHELRLQSIALDTATILSETDADGRITAVNDLFCRVTGYSREELIGATHRLISSGRHSAEFWSSMFECLHRDGIWNGTICNRSKNGSLIWLKTAIVAIRDQHGRIVRFVSVRSDLTEQILAEESLAAALERACSSESELRMLLSIATGASRSLCKSEALHLALEALREATGCRSARVSRIGGDGTTGHPSLEVRSVDGSSNSLWTDAAWKLVDDSMGHGETSLDLRADPSETMWFRSESDGGADTDDGATGGPRPITAVRIPIRTGEVLQVVVELLWDGDFVPGERLTRMLEVAAGEIRRGLERIDAEQRVIESERFSRATVDALQAHVAILDERGTILAVNEAWRSFASANGSTGAFEGVNYLTVCRSAAGDSASKAIEAAEGVRMVLEGSRQSFSMEYDCHSPREQRWFMMRVARFPGDGAVRVVVSHENITEVRLAQERLAEQANALACAVEAARASEEQARAMIGGALDAAIAADENGVIISWNQHAEAAFGWTRDEAVGRNLTDTLIPERFHEGHRAGLARFCAQGGGRVIGRRVELVARCKDGREIPVEMSVAASRMANGRLMFCSFLRDISDRRAAEAARELHTQQLLDATQKLEQQAKELRATSERAEAASRSKSEFLAMVSHEIRTPLNGVIGTLDLLDQSATSEQQRRYIHLGRYSAVSLLSIINDILDFSKVEAGRLELHEIPFDLHAMVHDAVGMAAIRQKERGLDCSCAIGSEVPRFVHADPDRLRQVLLNLLSNAVKFTPRGSVSLQVEHIGPTTDGARAVVRFSVTDTGIGISPEGQKRLFQAFSQADATASRRFGGTGLGLAICKRLVELMGGSIGVDSEEGRGSTFHFEVPLTTTDPCLPMTKTVTAIGALERSALVIGAQGHIQHDHLVRTVRDLGYRIEEQAEVSEAIRWLQGVTASERRPEVMVLVDRPGASQGQAMADARRLDAMFARIPWILIRSDRGGDVPPLPACAAVLSTPFRRSALRRAVTTAVDSRHAVARTASRSLHLLLVEDNEINQVVARELLEQIGHRCAVAPNGRAALEAIERESFDAVLMDCQMPEMDGFEATREIRRREAERSGGAAPVRRIPIIALTANAVRGDRDRCLDAGMDDFITKPMDLQQVTAALDACVANSRNFQEECTMTIDPTPNSTGPAGSASAPRDEVPRHHTGTGQCPLGHGRSPDAQARGTGDEGSGIDPLDAATLVHRCMGDLTLVDDLLERFERQARESLTAIERLVSSGEVRAAAERCHALKGAAATMAADGVSSAAERIEKAVLSGALHEATRSLHELHEEVERCLGFLPVLRPRLAMHVPRGETRGSEKS
- a CDS encoding response regulator, with the protein product MNVLVVDDSEIFRTLIGRTLESAGFRVHTASDGVEAMRWIEEGRARLVVTDWEMPRMGGLELCHAVRGSDLPAYVFILLVTAHHTPAERVQGLAAGADDLIAKPFEPAELIERVRIGERILGLETRDVAIFALAKLAESRDPETGAHLERVQLYSRALARRLAAREKYRDRIDAEFIRLIFQTSPLHDIGKVGIPDSVLLKPDRLNQSEFEIMKTHAAIGAETLDAALERYPDAGFLRMARDIAASHHEWWNGQGYPLGLHGEDIPLSGRIVAVADVYDALTSKRIYKGAFTHSVARDLIVKESGSHFDPEVVAAFLDREEEFIEIHNLYDDTIQASKLTLAPLPPPGLAPAPVKIA
- the acs gene encoding acetate--CoA ligase, whose translation is MEQRSGHSSSSAARGSAGSGSNAAGIESILTEERIFNPPSDLASRLGSLHVPDMASYRAMYERSIRDPEGFWAEVAGGFHWFKRWSKVLEWDLPFARWFVGGTTNVCFNCVDRQVNEGHGNEVAIIWEGEPVGAGSGGAGRGDARAVGPQIRTLTYRELQHEVSRFGNVLKSLGVKRGDVVTLYMGMVPELAIAMLACARIGAAHSVIFGGFAASAIVDRVRDAGSTLIVTCDGGHRRGSLVPLKDNVDRACEQLPEVRHVVVFRRCANPIQWTHGRDHWWHELMQGAGDACPCEAMDSEELLFLLYTSGSTGKPKGIRHTTGGYMIYTAFTAKMTFNLHPGSDEVYWCTADIGWITGHSYVIYGLLPNRVPTLMYEGAPNHPKEDRFWEIVERHRVTHFYTAPTAIRAFMKWGDEHPARHDLSSLRILGTVGEPINPEAWMWYRGKIGSDRCPVVDTFWQTETGGHMITPLPGCTPLVPGSCTLPCFGIDAAVVDEQGRELPPNRGGLLVVRKPWPGMLRGIHGDPQRYRETYWSRVPGMYLAGDGARRDARGYFWIMGRIDDVINVSGHRLGTMEVESALVAHDAVVEAAVVGMPHEIKGTGIAAFVTLAPGWQERANDALRKALQDHVVQEIGAIARPDMIRFTNALPKTRSGKIMRRLLRDVAAGRDSAQDTTTLEDFSVLAKLRESEE